In Cicer arietinum cultivar CDC Frontier isolate Library 1 chromosome 7, Cicar.CDCFrontier_v2.0, whole genome shotgun sequence, the genomic window TAGAGTCGAGACTTGAGCCTACTAACAGTTTGCTACTCAGCTGCATGCGAAtttggaaaaaataaacaacatgaaggggtaagtcacaaagacttagtgaggagacaacaaccaccatcaattagaagggaaacacaaaaggcacgaatcaaaatcaaaatgaacaactttaaaatcatcaacaacaaaaaacaagtaaaaattcaaattttggagaatcaaGAGGCGACTTCATCTTATTGATAACTCTTTCCTCCTAAGGGAGGCCTTTCCCTTAGTggtggctccatctaacggatagcCATTTCCTCTCAATCTTGTAACGCATCATCacgtatcaattagggagcttacatcgcGTTGATAGCTCTCTCCTCCTAcggatgacatttctcataAGGGCGACTTCATCTAATaggtaactctccctaatcaaaacaaggtaactaggtgcacctaaagttgttaacgatttaataattataaccaTGATTTCTCAAAACacgtatttaaaatcatttcttCGTAATTTATGGAAAACAAattcaatcgcataacaattcaatatttaaatactttaactcatacgtaaatcaaactaataacatattatataatcatgaccattaaattaaatagttgACAAAATTGGAATAAATTTTAAAGGTTGTGTTaccaaattttttcaataaatactttagtatagaaaataagtaaaataataataataataataatagtaataataataataataataataataataataataataataataacattataaaaatatatgacgatgaccgtcgtcaactcacagctatggagaatcgtctaagtttgctctTCAACAACTCTTAGAGTAGCTGACAAGATCTCagttgacaaatctgagtatcaaaaatatttccagaactttagaaaaatttattctaaagtttagctaactctaggaaaccatcaaaatcatttaaatatactctaagcacaaaataagatttttactcaaaactacatttttctatgaattcatactaggattagagttgtacatttacctcaatgagtctcaataaacaactctcaagagatggtacccttttccttccttagaacacaaaccctaacccaaaaatcTCAACCAAAAGAATTTATAGGAGTTTGAGAAGTTATGTTTGTGGGGATGTTAAATCTCTTTTAAGAGTTGAAGATTTGAGTAATAGAGTGAGAAGAAGCAAGGAGAAGGGAACGAAACgaaggaaaaaaaaagcaacaaaaatgGGGGAGGGGGAGTGTTCGgccgagagggagagagagagagaagaaatagGAGAAAATGAGGGAGTGAAATGGAAAGAGAGTGAGAGTGAGTGGGgttgagttttttatttatttattataattattaattattattattattattattattattattattattatatatattcttattattattaaaaaaaaaaagagacacAGACGTGTCAATCTCCTCCCCTTATAAAAATCCGTCCTCgaatttatttgactttttattaatttaataaataccaCTAACCTTGAGTTTCAACATAAGTGTGGGTACTTTGCATGGATGACTTCTTCGGGTTCCCAAGTAGTTTCTTCACCGGATGGACCACGCCAAATGACTTTTACTGAAACGATATCCTTTGAGCGTAAATGTCTCACTTGGCGATCTAATATAGCTATTGGATGTTCAACGTATGATAGACTTTCATCTAACTGTACGTCTTCATGATTAATCACATGAGAATGATCATGAAGATACTTCCGAAGCATCGAAATATGAAAAACTGGATGAACTCCAGAGAGATCCGGTGGAAGTGCCAAGCGATACGCTACTGGTACGACTCTCTCTAAAACTTCAAATGGTCCAATGAACCTTGGGCTTAGTTTCCCCTTTTTACCAAATCGCAACACTCCTTTCATTGGTGAAACTCGTAAGAATACATGTTCTCCCACTGAAAACTCTAAGGGATGACGCTTCTTATCAGAATAAGATTGTATCCTACTTTGAGCTGTCACTAAGCGATCCCGAatcaatttaactttttcaatggCATCTTGAACCAATTCTGGGCCGACTAATTTAGCTTTACCAACTTCAAACCACCCTATCAGTGACCTACACCGTCTTCCGTTCAAAGCCTCAAACAGAGCCAGCTGAATACTAGATtgataactattattgtatgCAAATTCCATCAAGGGAAAATGTTGATCCCAACTACCCCCAAGATCCAGAACACAAGCACGGAGCATATCTTCCAATATTTGTATAGTCCTTTCAGATTGACCATCTGTTTGAAGATGAAAAGCGGTACTAAGCTTCAAAGGAGTTCCTAATGAAGTTTGGAACGACTTCCAAAATTGAGCAGTAAATTGAGACCCGCGATTAGAAATAATAGACATCAGTACACCATGCAAAGAGacaattttatctaaataaagttTAGCATATTGAGATGCAGTATAAGTAGTCTTCACATGCAAAAAGTGTGCAGATTTGGTCAACCGGTCTATAATCTCCCACACCGAGTCATAACCCCTTTGGGTTCGTGGTAATCCTGTGACAAAATCCATAGCGATGTCTTCCCACTTGCATTCAGGTATTTCAACAGGTTGAAGTAATCCTGCAGGCTTTTGGTGCTCAGCCTTTACTTTTTGACACACTAAACACCTAGAGACAAAATCTGCTACGTCTCTTTTCATCCCTTCCCACCAATACAATTCTCTcaagtcttgatacatcttaTTATAACCTTGGTGAATagtataagaagaatgatgagCCTCCTCTAAAATTTTTCTCCTTAAGCCACCAACATTTGGGACACACAGTCAAGCCTTCAATCTCAGCACACCATTAGAATCAACTAAAAAGTCTGAAATTTTACCATTCTGAACATTATTTACCATGTTCACCAAGTATGGGTCTTGACTTTGAGCTTCCTTTATATCATCAACTATGGTTGGACGAATTTGCACGTGGGCTAAAAATAACCTCGAATGACCAAGTTCCAATTGAATTCCACTTTCCGCAActtcttgaaattctttaacTACTGGCCTTTTTATTTCTGTTATATGAGCGAGACTGCCTATGGATTTCCTACTCAAAGCATCTGCAACAACATTTTCCTTCCCTAGATGGTATAAGATTGTgcaatcataatctttcaagAGTTCCATCCATCTTCTTTGTCTTAAATTTCAGTCTCGCTGCTGAAAGATATACTTAAGACTTTTATGGTTAGTATAAATCTCACAAGTTTcaccatataaatagtgcctccaaatcttAAGAGCAAAAATAACGGCAgccatttccaaatcatgtgtgggATAGTTCACCTCATGCCTCTTGAGTTGTCTAGATGCATATGCAATAACTTTACCTTGTTGCATAAGTACACAACCGAGACCAACTCTAGAAGCTTCACAATAAACTGCATAACTTTCACCACTTATAGGTAATGCCAAAATAGGTGTTGACGTCAAGTACtccttcaatttttgaaagCTTTCCTCACATGCATTAGTCTATCGGAACTCAATTTTCTTCTGGGTTAACCTAGTCAACGAAGATGCAATCTTTGAGAAATCCTTCACAAAACGTCGATAATAACAACCTAAGCCAAGAAAACTCCAAATCTCCTTCACTGTGGTAGGTCTGGGCCAATTCTGGACGGCTTCCACCTTACTTGGATCTACACTTATTCCGTTCTTAGACACAACACGACCTAAAAATGTCACACTATCCAGCCAAAACtgacattttgagaatttgacatataattgtttatctctTAAGGTTTGCAAAACCAATGTTAAATGTCGCTCATGTTCTTCTTTACTCTTGGAATAAACAAGGATGTCATCAATAAACACAATTACGAATTGATCaaagaatggtttaaaaacgtaatttatcaaatccataaaagCTGCTGGGGCATTAGCAAGCCCAAAGGACAtaaccaaaaattcataatgcCCCTAACGCGTAAGGAAAATTGTCTTCGTTATGTCATCTCTTTTAATCTTCAACTGGTGATACCCCGACCGCAAATCAATCTTTGAAAAACATTGAGCTCCTTGAAGTTGGTCAAACAACTCATCAATGTGTGGCAAAGGGTATTTATTctttacaattattttatttaactgcCTATAGTCTACACACAACCGCATGGAtccatctttcttctttacaaataatacCGGTGCTCCCCAAGGAGAAGAACTTGGACGAATAAAACCCTTATCAAGAAGATCTTGAAGATGCTCCCTTAACTCCTTAAGTTCTGCTGGGGCCATACGATAAGGAGGTATGGATATAGGGTGAGTGTTTGGAACTAAGTCTATAGAGAATTCAATCTCCCTATCAGGTGGTAACCCAGGAAGTTCTTTAGGAAAAACATCTGGAAATTCACATGCTATTGAAATTTTTTCCAATTTCTCTTCAGCCACTTGTGTATCCCTTACCACGGTTAAGTACACTTGACAACCTCTTCTCATTAACTTGTTAGTTGCCAAAGCTGAGATTTGGTTATGTGGTACCCAACAACGTTCTCCTTGAAACGAGAAGACTGATTTCTCCGGTATCTCAAATTTCACCACTTTGTTATGGAAATCCAAAGTGGCATGATGAAAACCCAACCAATCCATACCCAAAATCACATCAAAATCTATCAAGTCAATAACTAATAAATCTATCGGCAACACCTTGCCATCAATAGTTATATCACAAGAACGATACACCGACTTAGCAAGCAAATTTCCTCCAACAGGTGTAACTACAACTAAATGCTTTTCTAAAGAATATGAACATTTACCAAGTCAGGTAGCAAACCACGAGGATACAAAAGAATGTGTAGCTCCAAGATCAAACAAAACACGAGCGTCTCTAGAACAAATAGAAAGTATACTTGTAAATACTGCATTGGATGTCTGAGCATCCTGACGTGTCAAAGCAAACACTCGAGCCTGACCTCTTCTTGCTGGTATCTGACCTCTACCACCAAATCCTCTACCTCGTTGCTGAGATGTTCCTGAACCTCTgacataagaatttccactttAACGCACATGTGCAGAATGAGCCTGAGAAGATGCCAAAGTTGTTAGTGCTGAGACATAAATAGAGGATGTGTGTGTCGTGTCTGCAGGACAATCCCTCCTGATGTGACCTATTTGGTCACATTGGTACCACACCTTAGCATTACCATCTCTAGCACAATTCCCGAAGTGAAACCTACCATAAATCTATCGGCAACACCTTGCCATCAATAGTTATATCACAAGAACGATACACCGACTTAGCAAGCAAATTTCCTCCAACAGGTGTAACTACAACTAAATGCTTTTCTAAAGAATATGAACATTTACCAAGTCAGGTAGCAAACCACGAGGATACAAAAGAATGTGTAGCTCCAAGATCAAACAAAACACGAGCGTCTCTAGAACAAATAGAAAGTATACTTGTAAATACTGCATTGGATGTCTGAGCATCCTGACGTGTCAAAGCAAACACTCGAGCCTGACCTCTTCTTGCTGGTATCTGACCTCTACCACCAAATCCTCTACCTCGTTGCTGAGATGTTCCTGAACCTCTgacataagaatttccactttAACGCACATGTGCAGAATGAGCCTGAGAAGATGCCAAAGTTGTTAGTGCTGAGACATAAATAGAGGATGTGTGTGTCGTGTCTGCAGGACAATCCCTCCTGATGTGACCTATTTGGTCACATTGGTACCACACCTTAGCATTACCATCTCTAGCACAATTCCCGAAGTGAAACCTACCACAAGTAGAGCACCGTGTAGCTGAAACACCAGAATGTCTCTGAGGGAAAGTGGATTGTGATGCTGCTCCAGAATCTGATCTACGAATCTGCATTGTCCCAAAAGACTGCCCACTATGGCCACCCCTTTGAGACATGAGTCTTTGTTGCCCCTGATAATCAAACATAGATCCACCACCGCGATTTGAATAGTTACTATAAGATCCTTCAATCATTTGCTTCTTATGTGAATCTTGTCTATTGCCTCCTTTTTCCTTCTGTCGTTGCTCAATCAAAAGGGCCAAACTCAAAACCTCAGCAAAAGTAGAACAATTCGACCCAACCacaaatctaaataaataatcctTCAATCCTATAATGAACCTCTTAACACGCATCTCCTCAGTGATAGGATAAGGAGCATGTCTAGAGAGCTGTGTAAAACAAGCACTATACTCTGAAACTGCCATACCCTTCGTCTGCTCCAATCGCTCAAACACATGAGCTAATCCATCTCTAACACTCTCCGGAAGAAAACGAGCCATGAACAACTGACAAAACTCTCTCCATGCTAACGGAGGTGTACCCATTTGTCTACCATGTGA contains:
- the LOC140918707 gene encoding uncharacterized protein, which gives rise to MPPKTRNSTIREIVDESISQAQGVHQRGRVSVRAQNRRRAKVGRCGLNVDVEGLQQVMQQLVEVVVGQQHEVDQRHENVNGQQEVRQVENQITVATRGIEVTLPDFMKLKPPTFSGSSATEDPQQFIDRLERLWRALGCSEVRVVELTSFQLIGVARDWFDIVSHGRQMGTPPLAWREFCQLFMARFLPESVRDGLAHVFERLEQTKGMAVSEYSACFTQLSRHAPYPITEEMRVKRFIIGLKDYLFRFVVGSNCSTFAEVLSLALLIEQRQKEKGGNRQDSHKKQMIEGSYSNYSNRGGGSMFDYQGQQRLMSQRGGHSGQSFGTMQIRRSDSGAASQSTFPQRHSGVSATRCSTCGRFHFGNCARDGNAKVCGNSYVRGSGTSQQRGRGFGGRGQIPARRGQARVFALTRQDAQTSNAVFTKKHLVVVTPVGGNLLAKSVYRSCDITIDGKVLPIDLCGNSYVRGSGTSQQRGRGFGGRGQIPARRGQARVFALTRQDAQTSNAVFTKKHLVVVTPVGGNLLAKSVYRSCDITIDGKVLPIDLLVIDLIDFDVILGMDWLGFHHATLDFHNKVVKFEIPEKSVFSFQGERCWVPHNQISALATNKLMRRGCQVYLTVVRDTQVAEEKLEKISIACEFPDVFPKELPGLPPDREIEFSIDLVPNTHPISIPPYRMAPAELKELREHLQDLLDKGFIRPSSSPWGAPVLFVKKKDGSMRLCVDYRQLNKIIVKNKYPLPHIDELFDQLQGAQCFSKIDLRSGYHQLKIKRDDITKTIFLTR